One Catenulispora sp. EB89 genomic window, CAGCCGCATGGAACGTGGCGAGGTCACTTGGCCAGTTGCGGCTACACGCCTAGCCTTGCAAGCTGTCTTCGGCGTCAGCTCAGACGCAGATCTCGGGTTGTTCCCCAAGAGACCCGTCGAGACGTTGAGAAGGTGGCCGCCACGAAGCGAAGAGATTTCCTGGCGCTTTCAGGTCTGGGATTGTTGGAGACCAGCCCCCGCTGAGTTGGGCAGCCAGATATCGAGGGCCTGCGAAGTCGGTCCGCTCGGCTCCGTGACCTGGATAACTACTTGGGTGGTGCCGACACTTTTCGGCTATACGGCACAGAGCTCGCCCACACGGAGCAGCTACTCAACGACGGCAACTACAGCGGCGCTACGCGCGTTGCGCTAACCGAGTTGGCAGCCGAACAAGCACAACAGGCGGGCTGGGCGGCTTTTGACGCAGGTCACGCCGTTCCCGCCCTTCAGTTGTTCGAGTACAGCCGTCGAGCTGCCGACGATGCCGGGAGCACCGACCTGGTGGCGAACTCATTCGTTCACATTGCCTATGCAACCGACGCGAGAACGGCGACACACGCGGCTGATGCCGCGTGTCAAGTAGTTCCGGTAGATGCTGCTCCTGCGACTCTCGCACTTGTGGCTTCCCGCCGAGCATGGTCGTACGCGGTCGCTGGAGACGTCGGCGGCGCAGAACACGCGTTGGAGCAGGCCTGGACCTCTTTGGAGTCGCGCCCACTAGCAGCTGCTCCGCACTGGTCAAGCTGGATAGACTCGACCGAGATCGAAATTATGACCGGGCGTGTATGGGCCGTGCTTCACGCTCCGGAAAAGGCTATTCCTGCGCTTGAGCGTGCGCTCCTGACCTACCCGGATCAATGGGCTAGAGACAAAGCGCTGTATTCAACATGGTTGGCGGATGCCTACATTGATGCTGGAGAGGTCGATCAGGCGGCATCAACGCTGGGTCGTGCCGTTACGCTCGCGAACCCCGTTGCTTCTGCCCGCCCAGCGAACCGGATCAAAGAAGTGGCCCAGCGTCTCACTGCCTATGGCCTTCCCGAGATGTCGCAACTGGCCGAACGGGTAGCGAAGCTCACCCCGCCGCTTCCGGCTGAGCTGTAGTGCGCTCGACCCAGTCGGCGTAGCTCTCGGCACACCAGGCCACCGGCGCCGCTGAGACCTCCGGGCTGTCCCACGGGTGCAGGTCGGCAAGACGTGCGGCCAGCGCATCACGCGACGACGAAGAGGTACGCAAGGTCACGCGCCATTCTTCGCCCTCGCCGAGCTCGCCGAGGTGCCAGAAGACGGAGATCGCGGGACCCGTGATCTCAGCCCCAGCGGCAAGTCGCTCGTCCACGGCCACACGCGCCAGCGTCAGGGCGTCGGCCTGGGTGGGTGTCGTGGACGTGACGGACCACACTCGCGCAGCTGTCATGTAGGCAGCCTAGACGCAAGTAGAGCCTTGAGCTGGGTCGGGGCACGGCTATTGCCGCCGCTACGGTGGCGCCTTCTCCGTGCACGGGGACGCCACCTGAAGCACTACGAGGGGACCCAGAACCAACACCCCACATGGTCCTTCGGACCCCCTCACCACGCCACCGGCCGGTCTGTCCTGTCGCCATCCGCAGCCGCCAAGGCGCCGGTTCTCACCGGAGCCGGCAGCCCGGCCACACCGGCCCGCTTGCCGTGCCGCTGCCGCCAGTCGCCAGCCGCCAGTGCATTGAGCGCACCGGTTCTAGTCGGAGCAGGTAGCCTGGCCGCGCTGCGGCGTCACCGCCCACCGTTGCCAACCGCGGGCCGCCGATGTTTCGCGCGGTCGTTTCGGCCGGTGCGCGGTCGTGTCCGCGCTCGCCGCCGGCCGCCAGTGCGAAACGAGTCGCTGAACCGAACTGCGTCCCCCTGCGAGGTCACCAAACCTTAAGCGAAGCCGTAAAAATCGCCTGTAAACCACAGCCCAACCGCAGCCGCCCCCGCCTACAGCGTCGCGCCCCGCAGCGTCGCGATGG contains:
- a CDS encoding helix-turn-helix transcriptional regulator encodes the protein MTNERLVALRLRSGWTQAEVAELVGDAVQQATGRRPAVDAQAISRMERGEVTWPVAATRLALQAVFGVSSDADLGLFPKRPVETLRRWPPRSEEISWRFQVWDCWRPAPAELGSQISRACEVGPLGSVTWITTWVVPTLFGYTAQSSPTRSSYSTTATTAALRALR
- a CDS encoding XRE family transcriptional regulator, which codes for MGGADTFRLYGTELAHTEQLLNDGNYSGATRVALTELAAEQAQQAGWAAFDAGHAVPALQLFEYSRRAADDAGSTDLVANSFVHIAYATDARTATHAADAACQVVPVDAAPATLALVASRRAWSYAVAGDVGGAEHALEQAWTSLESRPLAAAPHWSSWIDSTEIEIMTGRVWAVLHAPEKAIPALERALLTYPDQWARDKALYSTWLADAYIDAGEVDQAASTLGRAVTLANPVASARPANRIKEVAQRLTAYGLPEMSQLAERVAKLTPPLPAEL
- the cutA gene encoding divalent-cation tolerance protein CutA; protein product: MTAARVWSVTSTTPTQADALTLARVAVDERLAAGAEITGPAISVFWHLGELGEGEEWRVTLRTSSSSRDALAARLADLHPWDSPEVSAAPVAWCAESYADWVERTTAQPEAAG